One window from the genome of [Clostridium] celerecrescens 18A encodes:
- a CDS encoding glycoside hydrolase family 3 N-terminal domain-containing protein, with the protein MLQINIDDVLKIVNLCVPYLIGLAIAVAAAVVVMVVCRNKKAATRYLIRRQGLMAIVLAVVIVVNMICWGPMSSLISLATGSGTISKETSDKATELCTRIAEEGIVLLKNEENLLPLKADSNLNVFGWASTNPCYGGTGSGSLSDAYETVSLLQGLEDEGFKLNAGLTDFYTAYRSDRPNVGMWEQDWTLPEPLKESYTSELMADAKAFSDTALIVITRVGGEGADLPTDVSAVTYTDNSAEYKDFETGEHYLQLSKTEKDMVDLVCSNFDNVVLVYNGANAMELGFVNDYSQIKSAIWCPGTGQSGFKALGEIVSGAVNPSGKTSDTFAADLTATPHYNNFGSFIYDNMNEFAGKAFKGEATYPSFINYVEGIYVGYRFYETAAEEGLIDYGKTVLYPFGYGMSYTSFSQEMGNLTEADGTISFDVTVTNTGDKAGKDVVEVYYNPPYTNGGIEKASANLIAFDKTDLLEPGQSQTIAVSFQAEDMASYDAAGKGAYVLEAGDYKISIRTDSHNVIKEQIYTKASETVYDEANPRSTDKAAAENRFADAKGEPTYLSRADGFANYKEATAKPATMTMPEKYKDTFVNNSNYDPEAHNYAEDIKPVTGAKNGLSLAAMRGLDYDDPQWEKLLDQLTVGEMDTMVAIGGYQTSAAKSVDKVGTVDCDGPASINNNFTGTGSIGFPSAVLIASTWNRDIAEEFGESIGKMADEMKVSGWYAPAMNTHRSAFAGRNFEYYSEDGILAGKMAASAIMGAERHGVYAYMKHFALNDQETNRTNMLCTWTGEQAIREIYLRPFEIAVKEGGAKAVMSAFNYIGTEYAGASDALLNKVLRDEWGFRGFVLTDYFGGYGYQNADQEIRNGNDAMLVAYDTETNHLKDTTSATSLQAMRKASKNIMYTVVNSRAYEGNNAKGGMLPWQIAAIVADVILAAGFIALEVRIINAYKKKRES; encoded by the coding sequence ATGTTACAAATCAACATCGATGATGTATTAAAGATCGTCAACCTTTGTGTGCCGTACCTCATTGGATTGGCCATTGCAGTTGCAGCTGCAGTGGTGGTTATGGTGGTATGCAGGAACAAGAAAGCTGCAACCCGGTATTTAATCCGGCGCCAGGGGCTTATGGCCATTGTGCTCGCCGTGGTTATCGTAGTAAATATGATATGCTGGGGCCCAATGTCCAGCCTGATTTCCCTTGCTACCGGCAGCGGAACGATTTCAAAAGAAACCTCAGACAAAGCAACAGAGCTTTGTACCAGAATTGCGGAAGAGGGAATCGTTCTTTTGAAAAATGAGGAAAACTTACTTCCCTTAAAGGCTGATTCTAATTTAAACGTCTTTGGCTGGGCTTCCACCAATCCATGCTATGGAGGTACCGGTTCAGGCTCCCTCTCTGATGCATATGAAACCGTGTCTCTTCTTCAGGGGCTTGAAGACGAAGGATTTAAACTGAATGCCGGGCTTACTGATTTCTATACCGCATACCGGAGCGACCGTCCAAATGTGGGGATGTGGGAACAGGACTGGACACTTCCGGAGCCTTTAAAGGAATCCTACACCAGTGAGCTGATGGCAGATGCAAAGGCATTTTCTGATACGGCACTGATCGTGATTACCCGTGTAGGAGGGGAAGGAGCCGATCTCCCTACAGATGTCAGCGCAGTTACCTATACGGATAATTCAGCGGAATATAAGGATTTTGAGACTGGTGAGCATTATCTGCAATTAAGCAAGACGGAAAAGGACATGGTTGATCTGGTGTGCTCCAATTTCGATAATGTCGTTCTAGTATACAATGGTGCAAACGCTATGGAGCTTGGCTTTGTCAATGATTACAGCCAGATAAAGAGTGCTATCTGGTGTCCGGGAACCGGTCAGTCCGGCTTTAAGGCACTGGGCGAAATTGTTAGCGGTGCTGTTAACCCCTCAGGAAAAACAAGTGACACCTTTGCTGCGGACTTAACAGCAACCCCTCACTACAATAACTTTGGTAGCTTTATTTACGATAACATGAATGAATTCGCTGGCAAGGCATTTAAGGGAGAGGCCACCTATCCCAGCTTTATCAATTACGTGGAAGGCATTTATGTTGGTTACCGTTTCTATGAAACTGCCGCAGAGGAAGGACTGATCGATTACGGTAAAACAGTGCTTTATCCCTTTGGATACGGCATGTCCTATACCTCTTTCTCTCAGGAAATGGGGAACCTCACAGAAGCAGACGGCACGATTTCCTTTGACGTGACCGTTACCAATACCGGAGACAAAGCAGGAAAGGATGTAGTGGAGGTTTATTACAATCCACCCTATACAAACGGAGGAATTGAAAAGGCTTCTGCAAACCTGATTGCATTTGATAAGACAGACCTCCTGGAGCCGGGCCAGTCCCAGACCATCGCAGTCTCATTCCAGGCGGAAGATATGGCATCCTACGATGCAGCCGGGAAGGGAGCTTATGTCCTGGAAGCAGGGGATTATAAAATCTCAATCCGGACCGATTCCCATAATGTCATCAAGGAACAGATCTATACCAAAGCATCGGAAACCGTATATGATGAAGCCAATCCCCGCTCTACCGATAAGGCGGCTGCAGAAAACAGATTTGCTGATGCTAAAGGAGAACCGACTTATTTATCCCGTGCAGATGGATTTGCAAATTATAAAGAGGCTACGGCAAAGCCTGCAACCATGACTATGCCGGAAAAATATAAGGATACCTTTGTAAACAACAGCAATTACGATCCGGAAGCTCATAACTATGCTGAGGATATAAAGCCGGTAACCGGCGCAAAGAATGGACTGAGCCTTGCCGCCATGCGGGGGCTGGATTATGACGATCCGCAGTGGGAGAAGCTTCTTGACCAGCTGACCGTAGGGGAAATGGATACCATGGTCGCCATCGGAGGTTATCAGACGTCAGCAGCTAAGAGCGTGGATAAGGTAGGTACCGTGGACTGTGACGGACCGGCTTCCATTAACAACAACTTTACAGGAACCGGCTCCATCGGCTTTCCTTCCGCAGTGTTGATAGCAAGTACCTGGAACCGTGATATTGCAGAGGAATTCGGAGAAAGCATCGGTAAGATGGCAGATGAGATGAAGGTATCCGGCTGGTACGCACCGGCTATGAACACTCACCGTTCCGCCTTTGCAGGCAGAAACTTTGAGTATTATTCCGAAGACGGAATCCTGGCAGGCAAAATGGCGGCCAGTGCCATCATGGGTGCAGAACGTCATGGAGTATATGCTTATATGAAACATTTTGCCCTTAATGACCAGGAAACCAACCGAACCAATATGCTTTGTACCTGGACCGGCGAACAGGCCATCCGTGAAATTTATCTAAGACCATTTGAAATTGCAGTAAAAGAGGGCGGAGCAAAGGCAGTAATGTCCGCATTTAACTACATTGGAACCGAATATGCAGGTGCCTCCGATGCACTGCTTAACAAGGTGCTTCGGGATGAATGGGGCTTCCGTGGCTTCGTGCTGACAGATTATTTTGGCGGATACGGATATCAGAATGCTGATCAGGAGATTCGTAACGGCAACGACGCCATGCTGGTAGCCTATGATACGGAAACCAACCATTTAAAGGATACGACAAGCGCTACAAGTCTTCAGGCTATGCGTAAGGCAAGTAAAAATATTATGTACACGGTGGTGAACAGCCGTGCCTACGAAGGAAATAACGCAAAGGGCGGAATGCTTCCGTGGCAGATTGCAGCCATAGTGGCTGATGTGATTCTGGCAGCAGGATTTATAGCTTTGGAGGTAAGAATCATCAATGCCTATAAAAAGAAACGGGAATCATAA